The nucleotide window GAAAAGTTAGCTATTATGGTAGGATAATAGAAGAATACATAGATAGGGGCTGCCATATGACAATTGAAACCATCATTTTTGATTTAGATGATACATTATTATGGGATAAAAAATCAGTGCAAACAGCATTTGACAATACTTGTGCATATGCAAGTGAGCGTTATGCTGTGGATGCAAAGCAATTGGAGCAGGCTGTACGTGAGAGTGCTAGGGCGCTTTATGAAGCATATGAAACATATGATTATGCGATGCTAATTGGCATTAATCCATTTGAAGGGCTTTGGGGAACATTTGATGATCCAACTGAGATGTTTCAAAAAATGAAGTCACTTGTACCAGCATATCGTACAGATGCATGGACACAGGCGTTAGCAAAGCTTGGGGTTGAGGATGCTGCGTTTGGCTTTAAGCTTGGAGAGCGATTTGTAGCAGAGCGTAAAAAAAATCCATTTTTATATGAGGATACATTTGCGGTATTGGATGAACTAAAGGGAAAATATCAGCTCGTTTTGCTAACGAATGGTGCACCGAGCTTGCAAAATACCAAGCTTGAAATCACGCCGCAGCTCATATCTTATTTTGACCATATTATTATTTCAGGTGATTTCGGCAAAGGAAAGCCAGATGTAGCTATTTTTGAATATGTGCTAGAGCAGGCTAACACAACAGCTGAAAATGCCATAATGGTCGGCGACAATTTAATGACAGATATTTTAGGGGCATCGCGTATAGGGATGCGCAACGTCTGGGTGAACCGCGAGCACAAAGAGCCTAATGCAGAGGTAATACCTACATATGAAGTAGACTCATTAACAGCATTTTTGACGCTTGTAAAGAGTCTATAAAAATGGAGTGTGAAAGTAGCTAATTACTTTCACGCTTTTTTTATTCAACATATTGAATTTTCTGATTTTTTAGATATAATAGAGTATAGTGAATGGAGGGGAAATGTTTATGAACTGTTGTGAAAACTGCCGACGTACAGCAGATATTGTGGAAATTCATCAATTACATGTAGAAGGACATGTTGCAGAGCTTTGTCTCGCATGTCATGCTGTATTAGCGCAGGAAAGTCAGCGAGCACGCTTTTTCACGCTAGTACGTAGCAAAGATCATAAATCCTCTAATACAGAAATGCAAAAAATTCATCGCAAGCTATCGCTTTTGATGACAGCAGGCATCATTGCAATTGCCTGTGTATCAGGAATAATGGTTGCAGATCATATGGACATATTACAAACAGCATCGACGCCATATTTGACGTTTGCGGAGCTGAATCAATATAAGTAAAAGAAGGCTGATGATTTTCATCTAGCCTTCTTTTTATACGTAAAACGGTTACTGTGTAATGATTTCTGACACTGTCACAAATTCATAGCCTTGCTTTGATAAATAGCTTAAAACACTATCTAAAGCATCTGCTGTTGTTTGGTGAATATCATGCATTAATATAATGCTGCCATTGTGTGAGCCATTTTGTATGGCCTTTAACGTTTTAGCAGGCATATGATGTTGCCAATCGAGCGTATCAACAGACCATGTAACAAGCGGAACAGATAAGGAGCTTAAAATTTCTTTATTGTATGCGCCATACGGAGGTCTAAATAATGTTGGCTCCTCACCAATAATTGATTTAACAATAGTATTTGTTTCATTAATTTGTGCATTAACTTGATCTAGTGATATTTGCGTGAGCTTAGGGTGATTCCATGTATGGTTGCCTATTTCATGCCCTGCATCATAAATTTCCTTTAACACTTTAGGACTCTTATTAACGCGATGTCCAGTCACGAAAAATGTTGCTTTTGCATCGTATTTTTCTAATGTTGCTAATATTTGCTTTGTCACAGTAGGATGTGGGCCATCATCAAAGGTTAAAGCAATGCGCTTCGTTTTTGTTGCAACACCTTGACTGTATTTGCCAAGCTTTGGCATCGGAATTTCCTTTAAGCCATGTGCTAATACATAGCCTTCAACCTGTTGAGCTGACACAACATACGCCCAGCCTTGAAAATCTGTATATACATCCACTTTCGTGTTTGCAGGAATGACAGATAGATTTTCCCCTGATTTACTTGCAACATCACGCACTACGAGCCCATCTGGTCGTTGGACAAGCATTTTTTTAGTAGTCGGTATTTTTAATGCTGTTGCGATGACATATCCTGTTAAATTTCCATACTGAACAAAATACCAGTTTTCCTCATTCGTTGCGTATACATGTACGATGCTATTTACATAAAGATTGCCTAAATGCTTTGCTTGAGCAACTGTTGACTCGCGTACAATCGGTGGGTTTTTTGAAGATACAAGCATTAATT belongs to Lysinibacillus louembei and includes:
- a CDS encoding HAD family hydrolase — protein: MTIETIIFDLDDTLLWDKKSVQTAFDNTCAYASERYAVDAKQLEQAVRESARALYEAYETYDYAMLIGINPFEGLWGTFDDPTEMFQKMKSLVPAYRTDAWTQALAKLGVEDAAFGFKLGERFVAERKKNPFLYEDTFAVLDELKGKYQLVLLTNGAPSLQNTKLEITPQLISYFDHIIISGDFGKGKPDVAIFEYVLEQANTTAENAIMVGDNLMTDILGASRIGMRNVWVNREHKEPNAEVIPTYEVDSLTAFLTLVKSL
- a CDS encoding polysaccharide deacetylase family protein, which produces MKKWLFSLLAVLLLSIAFLNIETKAAQNKTAVRTVVEETYLLSEDYVTPITALPPKAIVLLHNVKAGWAHIEYKGQQGYVPSTTLKSAQAKLMLVSSKNPPIVRESTVAQAKHLGNLYVNSIVHVYATNEENWYFVQYGNLTGYVIATALKIPTTKKMLVQRPDGLVVRDVASKSGENLSVIPANTKVDVYTDFQGWAYVVSAQQVEGYVLAHGLKEIPMPKLGKYSQGVATKTKRIALTFDDGPHPTVTKQILATLEKYDAKATFFVTGHRVNKSPKVLKEIYDAGHEIGNHTWNHPKLTQISLDQVNAQINETNTIVKSIIGEEPTLFRPPYGAYNKEILSSLSVPLVTWSVDTLDWQHHMPAKTLKAIQNGSHNGSIILMHDIHQTTADALDSVLSYLSKQGYEFVTVSEIITQ